A window of Purpureocillium takamizusanense chromosome 13, complete sequence genomic DNA:
AGGACGGCAATAAGCGAGCTGccctcgtggcggcggacaTGTTCCTTAAGATAAATGGATACCAGCTTCAGAAGAAGCCCTTTGGCAGAGACAGCGTTAATGAGGAGCTAAAGCGCGCTCACGTGGCAGTTGCAACTAGCCAGTGGACAGCTGAGGACTTGGCGGCGTATTATAGTAGCATCGCAAAGCCCCTAGGCAGAGCCACGGATGAGGTTGAGGAGTACCTATCCGAGTCTGAGCAACTCTAGTCGGACCtaggtgctggtggtggagggACACGGATATGGTAAGATGCGGGAAAGGTTAGGGAAGGTTTGAGATATCTAGTCGCTCTTGTACATCGTTGGCGGTAATGCTCTGGAAATCCTCCTATATAGGTGTTAGACTTAGCCGCAAGAGTGACTCTACCTATAGTAACAACGGCATCCGCCCAGCAGTAGCCCTCTAATAAACACCGAGACCGTAGCGTAAACGTGCGTTAGtggtccttgagcttctccagcgcgACTCGGAGCTCCTGAGCGCTCTCCCTTGACGCCCTTTCGAAGCTCTCTACGACCTCAACGTTAGCAGTGGGTTGTATAATATAGGTGTTGAGCTTATACCATCGGGGCTACCATCGAGTGTTATAGCGTGCCAGTTTCCCGAGAGCCAGAGCGTGGCAGGGCTTACGTCGCTATACGAGCCCGACTGCCTAGGCAGATCTCGATCGATGTCGACTCGTGGTAGCGGCAAGGATTCTGAGCCAGAATCTTGTCAGCGCTGATGTGGCATGGTATTggcgggggagaggaggtAGCTCGCCGTACTATGAGCAAAGTGAAGTGACCCATGATGGAACCTCAGCGCCAGCTTTCCCGTTGCGCCTTGCGTCAGGCCGAAACCTCCCAACTGTCTCGCAATGCCAGACCTAATCGCATCGCCGACGTCTGGCTCTATATATATGTACGCTtcgtgggcgtcgccaaTCCTGATCTCCGTCT
This region includes:
- a CDS encoding uncharacterized protein (COG:S~EggNog:ENOG503P6HX) — its product is MSPQNHKHYGQDDVFQLAGVLAQKIILNHAYQDGNKRAALVAADMFLKINGYQLQKKPFGRDSVNEELKRAHVAVATSQWTAEDLAAYYSSIAKPLGRATDEVEEYLSESEQL
- a CDS encoding uncharacterized protein (EggNog:ENOG503PGB3) — encoded protein: MRSCCHVAAPVRRAGLASRVRATGVANAPWRRAFHQAKARFTTIDRKGVPVSYETEIRIGDAHEAYIYIEPDVGDAIRSGIARQLGGFGLTQGATGKLALRFHHGSLHFAHKSLPLPRVDIDRDLPRQSGSYSDVSPATLWLSGNWHAITLDGSPDESFERASRESAQELRVALEKLKDH